One genomic window of Methanosarcina acetivorans C2A includes the following:
- the istA gene encoding IS21-like element ISMac3 family transposase → MLKTEEWLLIQDLYSQGFSISEISRRTGYARETVRKYLKKKTAPEPQKRPPKPSKLDPFKPYIQEKLKEGPYTAVRLYREIKEMGFDGGKTIVKDFVREVRPKQGVPAVLRYETKPGVQAQVDWAEMGTVEVDGKVKKLFCFNMILGYSRMRYVEFTLSIDTPTLIQCHLNAFEYFGGFTQEILCDNMKQVVIKRALKSSDSEWNPQFEDFFKCFGFIPRLCRPYRPQTKGKIENTVGFVKRDFFLGRRFTSLEDLNAQVHRWLERVNSTVHGTTYQIPLERFKEEKLSPLDQVPPYKVVHKETRKVSRDCYISFLGNKYSVPYRFAGRTAELQILEGIFEVYVDYEKVCEHEILPGNCRVSRKKEHFQGLLSEILKENSKCKKDSQIPLKFSDPEVEKRSLDVYEIFSEGGFE, encoded by the coding sequence ATGCTGAAAACGGAGGAATGGCTATTGATACAAGATTTGTATTCACAAGGCTTCAGCATCAGTGAGATCTCTAGAAGAACAGGTTATGCTAGGGAAACTGTGAGGAAATATCTTAAAAAGAAAACTGCCCCAGAACCTCAGAAACGTCCGCCAAAACCGAGTAAACTTGATCCTTTCAAACCTTACATACAAGAAAAACTCAAAGAAGGTCCTTATACTGCTGTTCGCCTTTATAGGGAAATCAAAGAAATGGGTTTTGATGGAGGAAAAACCATAGTCAAGGACTTCGTAAGAGAAGTCCGACCTAAACAGGGAGTCCCTGCTGTACTCCGCTATGAAACAAAACCAGGTGTACAGGCTCAGGTTGACTGGGCAGAGATGGGAACAGTTGAGGTTGATGGAAAGGTAAAGAAACTCTTTTGTTTCAACATGATTCTTGGATATTCCAGAATGAGATATGTTGAATTTACACTGAGCATAGACACTCCCACTCTTATTCAGTGTCATCTGAACGCTTTTGAGTACTTTGGAGGATTTACACAGGAGATCCTCTGTGATAACATGAAACAGGTTGTTATCAAAAGAGCCTTAAAATCATCAGATTCCGAATGGAACCCACAGTTTGAGGATTTCTTCAAATGCTTTGGTTTTATTCCACGGTTATGCAGGCCTTACAGGCCTCAGACAAAAGGGAAAATTGAAAATACAGTCGGTTTCGTCAAGAGGGATTTCTTCCTTGGAAGAAGGTTTACCTCTCTCGAAGACCTGAACGCCCAAGTTCACAGGTGGTTGGAAAGGGTAAATTCAACTGTCCACGGAACAACCTATCAAATCCCTCTTGAACGCTTTAAGGAGGAGAAACTGAGCCCTCTGGATCAGGTTCCTCCTTACAAAGTTGTCCATAAGGAGACCAGAAAGGTCTCCAGAGACTGTTATATTTCGTTCCTTGGAAATAAGTATTCTGTTCCTTACAGGTTTGCAGGGAGAACTGCAGAGCTTCAGATCCTTGAAGGAATATTCGAGGTCTATGTTGATTATGAGAAAGTCTGTGAACATGAAATCCTTCCTGGAAACTGCAGAGTTTCAAGGAAAAAGGAACATTTCCAGGGTCTCCTGAGTGAGATTCTTAAAGAGAACTCAAAATGCAAAAAAGATTCACAGATCCCGTTGAAGTTCTCAGATCCCGAAGTTGAAAAAAGGTCTCTTGATGTCTATGAAATATTTAGTGAAGGTGGTTTTGAATGA